One part of the Mya arenaria isolate MELC-2E11 chromosome 3, ASM2691426v1 genome encodes these proteins:
- the LOC128228123 gene encoding uncharacterized protein LOC128228123, which translates to MFLFFNWDVHKVKSQYQMAKQRRGISALVYNRNDKLFYRGKVEGTLQKRGNNYFYNIRLNGDDEIVPVDRSDVEFRGGAMPWREPKPGDKTLVEPISRPDRRYSFPNYVQNTSWSNNLIGERRSAFVEGVVKRLPIPTEEIRRYHVVVGSGKKKKTLHVSRHQMKPLGGNKEDIQPVKTETKDKNIQAPKSEPVSGVVLARWRDDGWFYFGKVVSSKEDEYFIKDGFGFKEMMHKSHLLTETDQKFQVVQPGDKVVALHPNYIFSYAPAAVERVYRLNGADLTFYDNTTGTLPWSEIYKISHQKYADCVRHIEQKEKEMLQAEVIVLDVKCGHFQSGTVSKHIDNQMFTVTMTKRNGVGHLEQQANHMFLRQTIPSNGADLKSLKYVIGRVNDVYLPAEICKSTDTNEKTMPDETITIIFCNREKAFVRLNDVYHINKNYFDFAVDEWNRANDVSE; encoded by the exons atgttcttgtttttcaattgggatgtgcataaagtcaaaagccag TACCAAATGGCAAAACAAAGGAGAGGAATTTCAGCCTTGGTGTATAATAGGAATGATAAACTTTTCTATCGGG GTAAAGTCGAGGGAACGTTGCAAAAAAGAggcaacaattatttttacaacatACGCTTAAATGGGGATGATGAGATTGTTCCGGTAGACCGGAGTGATGTTGAGTTCAGAGGCGGAGCAATGCCATGGCGGGAGCCTAAG CCTGGTGACAAAACTCTAGTAGAACCAATATCAAGACCAGATAGAAGGTATTCATTTCcaaattatgttcaaaacaCGTCCTGGTCGAATAACTTGATTGGTGAACGAAGATCTGCTTTCGTTGAAGGTGTTGTGAAACGTTTACCAATACCAACTGAAGAGATACGGCGATACCACGTTGTAGTTGGCTCAGGAAAAAAA aaaaaaacattacatgtaTCAAGACATCAAATGAAACCTTTGGGTGGCAACAAAGAAGATATTCAACCAGTAAAAACTGAGACAAAGGACAAGAACATACAGGCACCAAAATCTGAACCAGTTTCTGGTGTTGTTCTTGCGCGCTGGCGCGACGACGGCTGGTTTTACTTTGGAAAGGTTGTGTCGAGCAAGGAAGATGAATACTTTATTAAAGACGGGTTCGGATTCAAAGAAATGATGCACAAATCCCACTTATTAACAGAAACGGACCAGAAGTTTCAAGTCGTACAG cCCGGTGACAAGGTTGTTGCCCTACATCCAAATTATATATTCAGCTACGCTCCTGCAGCAGTTGAACGTGTTTATAGATTGAATGGAGCAGATCttacattttatgataatacAACAGGAACTTTACCATGGAGTGAAATCTACAAGATATCTCATCAGAAATACGCTGATTGCGTTCGCCACATTGAGCAGAAAGAAAAGGAAATGCTTCAAGCAGAGGTTATAGTATTAGATGTAAAGTGTGGCCACTTCCAATCTG GTACAGTCAGCAAACATATTGATAACCAGATGTTCACTGTGACTATGACTAAACGCAACGGAGTTGGCCATCTTGAACAACAAGCAAACCACATGTTTCTGAGGCAAACAATACCGAGTAATGGTGCTGATTTAAAG AGTTTAAAATACGTGATTGGTCGCGTGAATGATGTTTACCTTCCTGCTGAGATATGCAAATCGACGGACACCAACGAGAAAACAATGCCAGATGAAACTATAACCATCATTTTTTGTAACCGCGAAAA GGCATTCGTTCGTCTGAATGATGTTTATCACATCAATAAAAACTACTTCGACTTCGCCGTTGATGAGTGGAATCGTGCAAATGATGTTAGCGAATAA